Proteins encoded together in one Triticum dicoccoides isolate Atlit2015 ecotype Zavitan chromosome 7B, WEW_v2.0, whole genome shotgun sequence window:
- the LOC119336610 gene encoding adenine nucleotide transporter BT1, chloroplastic/mitochondrial-like, which produces MAGTMMAVTAKSKDCTLASEKKHGWAIPPLPELRFPWDLQEDKGHKAFSLSLHDSASPHGGLFASVGLKVSTPAPAVSTSPAEQEFKIPFADHCIKYVSSAVGFPVVGAVAESVEEEVVVDGKIIRKKAKKRGLKLKIKIGNPHLRRLVSGAIAGAVSRTCVAPLETIRTHLMVGSNGDSMTEVFQTIMKSEGWTGLFRGNFVNVIRVAPSKAIELFAFDTAKKFLTPKADESSKTPFPPSLVAGALAGVSSTLCTYPLELIKTRLTIEKDVYDNFLHCLVKIVREEGPSELYRGLTPSLIGVVPYAATNYYAYDTLRKLYRKTFKQEEISNIATLLIGSAAGAISSTATFPLEVARKQMQAGAVGGRQVYKNVFHALYCIMEKEGIGGLYKGLGPSCIKLMPAAGISFMCYEACKKILVEAEE; this is translated from the exons ATGGCGGGAACGATGATGGCCGTGACGGCCAAGAGCAAGGACTGCACGCTGGCCTCGGAGAAGAAACATGGGTGGGCTATCCCGCCGCTTCCGGAGCTACGGTTCCCCTGGGATTTGCAAGAAGATAAGGGCCATAAGGCCTTCTCATTAAGCTTGCATGACTCTGCCTCCCCTCATGGTGGGCTGTTTGCTAGCGTCGGTCTCAAAGTGTCGACACCTGCTCCAGCAGTGTCGACCAGTCCGGCGGAGCAGGAGTTCAAGATCCCTTTTGCTGATCACTGCATAAAGTATGTCTCGTCGGCAGTCGGGTTTCCAGTTGTTGGGGCCGTGGCTGAGTCTGTGGAGGAGGAGGTGGTAGTGGATGGTAAGATTATTAGGAAGAAGGCCAAGAAGCGTGGGCTGAAACTGAAAATTAAGATTGGTAACCCGCACTTGAGGCGGCTGGTTAGTGGAGCTATTGCGGGGGCGGTCTCGAGGACTTGTGTGGCGCCGTTGGAGACAATTAGGACACACCTGATGGTTGGGAGCAATGGGGATTCAATGACAGAGGTGTTTCAGACAATTATGAAGTCGGAGGGCTGGACAGGGCTGTTCCGTGGGAACTTTGTAAATGTTATCCGTGTTGCTCCAAGCAAGGCGATTGAG CTATTTGCTTTTGATACAGCCAAAAAATTCCTGACTCCAAAGGCTGATGAGTCCTCTAAGACCCCCTTCCCTCCATCACTTGTCGCGGGGGCACTTGCAGGTGTCAGCTCAACACTCTGCACATATCCTCTGGAACTGATCAAGACCCGTCTGACTATAGAG AAAGACGTATATGACAACTTTCTCCATTGCCTCGTCAAGATTGTACGAGAGGAAGGCCCCTCGGAGCTTTACCGTGGTCTGACACCGAGTCTGATAGGAGTGGTGCCATATGCCGCGACCAACTACTACGCCTACGACACCCTGAGGAAGCTCTACAGGAAGACATTCAAGCAGGAGGAGATCAGCAACATTGCAACCCTCCTGATCGGTTCGGCCGCGGGCGCCATCTCGAGCACCGCCACCTTCCCTCTCGAAGTAGCTCGCAAGCAGATGCAGGCAGGGGCGGTGGGCGGAAGGCAGGTCTACAAGAACGTGTTCCATGCGCTCTACTGCATAATGGAGAAGGAAGGGATCGGCGGTCTGTACAAGGGGCTTGGGCCCAGCTGCATCAAGCTCATGCCCGCGGCGGGGATCTCGTTCATGTGCTACGAGGCCTGCAAGAAGATTCTGGTCGAAGCCGAGGAGTAG